Proteins from a single region of Palaemon carinicauda isolate YSFRI2023 chromosome 1, ASM3689809v2, whole genome shotgun sequence:
- the LOC137641376 gene encoding uncharacterized protein, whose product MVYNTILDGSGYSGAQKLSGVLSVDLMIKTVYERNKQYVHSLGKNKYDALQKKVQWSIVEYYRKMNIHPDDNGVLDTDVIYDGTWMTRGHKSNIGVGIVVEACTGFVLDAEILSKYCFTCVINDNKLKRNEISQEEFEVEEANHKESNTCTRNFEKSSVMMKAEGAEKIWSRSISKYNFRYSVFVGDGDSSAYNAVIGLNNNEGLYGRNHPVKKEECINHFAKRLGSRLRNLRERFVNKIVTKTGKIRFQKYLGGKGKLSDTTIGHLVRYLSAAIRRAMNYDERDRLEKLRMDILATLLLVTSTDEAPDHSLCPDGERSWCFYKADISRGKEPRTHQRMKVKINLPPDVKHLLQEVYDSLTTDELLERCLKGKTQNLNESFNEKLWAKCPKAKFQGLQRVIVVFQIVASEHNSGYEESSLVPEIIGTPPGKAVAEQEERLKQSGKRKIESKKARKRLREPDQVEEPDDPGYKAWVL is encoded by the exons ATGGTGTATAATACGATATTGGATGGATCTGGGTATTCAGGTGCTCAAAAACTTAGTGGCGTATTGTCAGTGGACCTAATGATTAAAACAGTTTATGAACGAAACAAGCAATATGTTCATAGTCTTGGAAAAAATAAGTATGATGCCCTTCAGAAGAAAGTTCAGTGGTCCATTgttgaatattatagaaaaatgaATATTCATCCTGACGATAATGGGGTCCTTGACACTGACGTCATCTATGATGGCACCTGGATGACCAGAGGCCATAAATCCAATATTGGTGTAGGCATTGTTGTAGAGGCTTGCACGGGATTTGTGTTAGACGCTGAAATTTTATCTAAATACTGCTTTACGTGTGTGATAAATGACAACAAACTGAAGAGAAATGAAATCAGCCAAGAGGAATTTGAAGTGGAAGAGGCCAACCACAAAGAAAGCAATACCTGTACAAGAAACTTTGAAAAGTCTTCCGTTATGATGAAAGCTGAGGGAGCCGAAAAGATCTGGAGTCGGTCAATTAGCAAATATAATTTTAGGTATTCAGTCTTTGTTGGTGACGGTGATTCAAGCGCCTATAATGCAGTTATAGGGCTGAATAACAATGAAGGGCTCTATGGAAGAAATCACCCCGTCAAGAAAGAGGAGTGCATAAATCATTTTGCCAAAAGACTCGGCTCTAGGTTGAGAAATCTGAGGGAAAGATTTGTGAATAAAATTGTAACAAAAACTGGAAAGATTCGCTTCCAAAAGTACTTGGGTGGCAAGGGAAAACTAAGTGACACCACTATAGGTCACCTAGTGAGGTATCTGAGTGCTGCCATACGGAGGGCTATGAACTATGATGAGCGTGACAGGCTGGAAAAACTGAGGATGGATATTTTAGCTACCCTCCTCCTTGTAACTAGTACTGATGAAGCACCGGACCACTCGCTGTGCCCCGATGGTGAAAGGTCTTGGTGTTTTTACAAGGCTGACATATCCCGTGGCAAGGAGCCAAGGACACACCAGCGGATGAAGGTGAAGATAAATCTCCCTCCTGATGTCAAGCATCTTTTGCAAGAGGTGTACGATAGCCTGACAACAGATGAGCTACTGGAAAGATGCTTGAAAGGAAAGACTCAGAACTTGAATGAGTCTTTCAATGAAAAATTGTGGGCCAAGTGTCCCAAGGCAAAATTCCAGGGCTTGCAGAGGGTCATTGTTGTATTTCAAATTGTTGCAAGTGAACACAATTCTGGTTATGAAGAAAGCTCTTTAGTCCCAGAAATAATTGGAACACCTCCag GAAAAGCAGTGGCAGAACAAGAGGAGAGACTGAAACAGagtggaaaaaggaaaatagaatcaaAGAAAGCAAGAAAACGCCTACGGGAGCCTGACCAGGTGGAAGAGCCCGATGATCCTGGATATAAGGCTTGGGTCTTGTAA